Proteins encoded in a region of the bacterium genome:
- a CDS encoding BatD family protein — translation MIRKTVNSKTIISFITIFLLPLVLSAQNIDFTASCDRTQVALGETFTLEVKVGGNISNAPEPKLPQMNDFDVVSTGRMQNMSIINGKVSSAISFNYTLSPRKIGKFTIPPCTMTYKGKSVQTQSIDIEVVKSSASTQSSSQSPNTVNLPKRGTGQKDVFATLTISKNKAYANEQLLLTFKFYQGVNLSSNPSYNPPPVTGFWMENLGQTHNYETISGRQYLVNEIKYALFPMSEGTYKVGPASIRYEVEDFFSFPFGGETRVATTNPLEITVINLPSKAKPTDFSGAVGKFEMSSKLDNAQVKQWEPATLSITISGEGNIKSIETPKLPELPDFKIYCSGSDVKSNTSKNRIAGQKVFKVILVPQREGKFEIPPINFSYFDPSIAEYKTLTTGNLSLSVSAGIKSQSYVASQEGQPVEIVGQDIQYIKTELNLKKENNCLYKNKMFLFVQILPLLALLIAFVSAKQKEKLLTDKAYARAVGADRTRKKGLAKCQKTLTKGMTKEFYDEVHRILIGYISGKLNIPAPALTTEVAINRLKGKGVDEELLKRFHNLLSCCELTKFGLGELKNEEMKKNYKELTELLTEFSKKL, via the coding sequence ATGATTAGAAAAACGGTAAATTCTAAAACTATTATTTCCTTTATCACAATATTTTTATTGCCTTTGGTTCTAAGTGCTCAAAATATAGATTTTACTGCTTCTTGTGATAGAACGCAGGTTGCATTAGGAGAAACTTTTACTCTTGAAGTTAAAGTCGGGGGTAATATATCTAATGCTCCCGAACCTAAATTGCCACAAATGAATGATTTTGATGTTGTTTCCACCGGTAGAATGCAAAATATGTCTATTATTAACGGAAAAGTATCTTCCGCCATATCTTTTAACTATACTCTTTCCCCAAGAAAAATCGGTAAATTCACTATTCCCCCCTGTACTATGACATATAAGGGGAAAAGTGTACAAACCCAGTCTATTGATATTGAAGTGGTAAAATCATCTGCGTCTACACAATCCTCGTCCCAATCACCCAATACTGTGAATCTACCTAAAAGGGGTACGGGACAAAAAGATGTTTTTGCTACGCTTACAATTAGTAAGAATAAAGCTTATGCAAATGAACAATTACTTCTAACTTTTAAATTTTATCAAGGAGTAAATCTATCATCTAATCCATCTTATAATCCACCTCCTGTAACAGGCTTCTGGATGGAAAATTTAGGACAAACCCATAATTATGAGACTATTTCCGGAAGGCAATATCTTGTAAATGAAATAAAATATGCGTTATTTCCAATGTCGGAAGGAACATATAAGGTAGGTCCCGCTTCTATAAGATATGAAGTAGAAGATTTTTTCAGTTTTCCATTTGGTGGCGAAACAAGGGTTGCAACAACCAATCCATTGGAAATTACGGTCATTAATCTCCCATCGAAAGCCAAACCAACTGATTTTTCCGGTGCCGTCGGAAAGTTTGAAATGTCATCCAAGTTAGATAATGCACAGGTAAAACAATGGGAACCTGCTACTCTATCTATTACGATTAGTGGAGAAGGAAACATAAAATCAATAGAAACTCCTAAATTACCTGAATTACCTGATTTTAAGATATATTGTTCCGGCTCGGATGTAAAATCCAATACTAGTAAAAATAGAATTGCAGGACAAAAGGTTTTTAAAGTTATCCTTGTTCCTCAAAGAGAAGGTAAGTTTGAAATACCACCTATAAATTTTTCTTATTTTGACCCTTCTATTGCCGAATATAAGACACTGACCACAGGTAATTTGTCTCTTAGTGTAAGCGCCGGGATAAAATCACAGTCTTATGTTGCGTCCCAGGAAGGACAACCCGTTGAAATAGTAGGGCAAGATATTCAATATATAAAAACAGAATTGAATCTTAAAAAAGAAAATAATTGCCTTTATAAAAATAAAATGTTTTTATTTGTTCAGATTTTGCCCTTGCTTGCTCTTTTAATTGCTTTTGTATCGGCTAAACAAAAGGAAAAACTCCTGACGGATAAAGCTTATGCTCGTGCTGTAGGTGCCGACAGGACAAGAAAAAAAGGGCTTGCCAAGTGTCAGAAAACATTAACAAAAGGAATGACAAAAGAGTTTTATGATGAAGTTCATAGAATTTTAATCGGGTATATAAGCGGCAAGTTAAATATACCGGCACCTGCTCTTACAACAGAGGTAGCAATAAATAGGCTGAAAGGAAAAGGTGTTGATGAAGAACTGTTGAAAAGATTTCATAATCTGCTTTCTTGCTGTGAGCTTACAAAATTCGGATTGGGTGAATTGAAAAATGAAGAAATGAAAAAGAATTATAAAGAATTAACCGAACTATTGACAGAATTTTCAAAAAAATTATGA
- a CDS encoding BatD family protein: MITLLFILISSVNFNTNVDKNEISVGDRIKYQIDIQKEQSIKLDTTELPQIGQPIKVIYFPVDTDTLSVKMLSSNFEIIDRKISEDKKSVKIVFTLTSFKAGNDTIPELTIKYKDNTGNKSEFVTKGIPVNVKSILPDNIQDIKDIKPPESIPRNWGMILLILLIIVVLGATGWIIYKKRRRKIETAEILLRPPYDLALERLNSLKLDKNNIKKYYIELSDIIRQYIEGIYTISAPTETTFELYRELRKIKIKYEIIEYIKSFLDNCDMVKFAKYVPSPEIIEKNYLDAKEILSKTKPEEKVVISENVGKNGGQ; this comes from the coding sequence ATGATAACACTCCTTTTTATACTAATTTCTTCGGTTAACTTTAATACAAATGTAGATAAAAATGAAATATCTGTTGGAGACCGTATTAAATACCAGATAGATATACAAAAAGAACAATCAATAAAACTTGATACTACTGAATTACCCCAAATAGGACAACCGATTAAAGTAATTTATTTCCCTGTTGATACGGATACTTTATCTGTTAAAATGTTAAGTAGTAATTTTGAAATAATAGACAGAAAAATATCCGAAGATAAAAAATCGGTTAAAATTGTTTTTACTCTTACAAGCTTTAAGGCGGGAAACGATACTATACCTGAATTAACCATAAAATATAAAGATAATACAGGGAACAAATCCGAATTTGTTACTAAAGGAATACCTGTTAACGTTAAAAGTATATTGCCTGATAATATTCAGGATATAAAAGATATTAAGCCCCCGGAATCAATACCAAGAAATTGGGGGATGATACTTTTAATCTTATTGATTATAGTTGTTTTGGGTGCTACAGGATGGATAATATATAAGAAAAGGCGTAGGAAAATAGAAACGGCTGAAATATTATTAAGGCCGCCTTATGATTTAGCATTAGAACGCCTTAACTCCTTAAAATTAGACAAAAATAATATAAAAAAGTATTATATCGAACTTTCGGATATTATAAGACAGTATATTGAAGGAATATATACTATTTCTGCGCCTACCGAAACTACCTTTGAACTTTATAGAGAATTAAGAAAAATAAAAATAAAATATGAAATCATTGAATATATAAAAAGCTTTTTAGATAATTGTGATATGGTAAAATTTGCTAAATATGTGCCTTCTCCGGAAATAATAGAAAAGAATTATCTGGATGCAAAGGAAATTTTAAGTAAGACTAAACCTGAGGAAAAAGTTGTTATATCAGAAAATGTAGGTAAAAACGGAGGTCAATAA
- a CDS encoding C1 family peptidase, translating into MRKGRFNVAKATLAGFVSLFFIGRLFAANDITRPDGSTDITKLNTLLKQKGAGWVAGENQFSKMTSEERKSYLGTLTSNEQIPEKEVKQVKTLPAYFNWKNKNGVNWMSPVKDQKSCGSCWAFSAVGVVEALINIGENNPTLNYDLSEQTLVTCSGAGSCGGGYVDKALSFIQSTGLPLESCDPYTAADDGCSRCADWASQVKKISGYKSVSGANIKTVLLENPLSVTMQVYEDFWYYSGGIYSYQYGGAAGQHAVVVIGWDDANSCWIAKNSWGTGWGEGGFFRIAYANDAGFPGSPLDADYALVALTAPNGGETIIKGDTYIIKWFNVTGDVKIDLYKGGVFNSTIVSSVSNTGVYSWVVPTSLGTGADYKIRVSRVSNASVYDESDNYFTITVPNVVVTTPNGGESWVAGSPYTIKWTSVGVSSVNISLYKGGVLNSNIASNVGSTGSYYWNIPASQALGTDYKIRITSTTNSSILDESNSYFSVTGPALTVTTPNGGENWATGSTCAIKWSTSGVSGNVKIDLYKAGVLNKTIISSTSNSGTYNWAIPTTQTLGTDYKVRVTSVSNTSIWDESNSNFIISVPNITVVTPNGGENWTQGSVNAIKWSTAGVTGNIKIELYKAGVFKLSITGSTGNTGTYNWTIPTAQAIGADYKIKITSVSNTAISDQSNNNFSISAPTITVVTPNGGESWTRGTVNAVKWTTVGLSGYVKIDLYKAGVFKNTIINSVSNTGTYNWTIPTAQVVGADYKIKITSSSNTTVSDQSNNNFSIVAAAKANMPKVISEYKLYQSSPNPAKGQVLISYQVPVKTSVSLKIYDRSGRLVKTLINEEKTMGYYEVNWNRKDDAGNVLPQGVYLYRLETKGFRTAKELIL; encoded by the coding sequence ATGAGGAAAGGGAGATTTAATGTAGCAAAAGCTACATTAGCAGGATTCGTGAGTTTGTTTTTCATTGGCAGGCTTTTTGCGGCTAATGATATTACAAGACCGGATGGAAGTACGGATATAACTAAATTAAACACTCTTCTTAAACAGAAGGGTGCAGGATGGGTTGCAGGAGAAAATCAATTTTCTAAAATGACTTCCGAAGAAAGGAAATCTTATCTCGGAACTTTGACTTCTAACGAGCAAATTCCCGAAAAAGAAGTAAAACAGGTCAAAACATTACCTGCTTATTTTAACTGGAAAAACAAGAATGGCGTTAACTGGATGAGCCCTGTAAAAGACCAGAAAAGTTGTGGAAGTTGCTGGGCATTTTCAGCTGTTGGTGTAGTAGAAGCATTAATAAATATAGGAGAAAATAATCCTACACTTAATTATGATCTGTCAGAACAAACATTAGTTACGTGCTCAGGAGCCGGAAGTTGTGGTGGAGGATACGTCGACAAAGCGCTTAGTTTTATCCAGAGCACAGGGCTTCCTCTGGAGAGTTGTGACCCTTATACTGCTGCTGACGATGGATGCAGCAGATGTGCTGATTGGGCATCTCAGGTGAAGAAAATTAGTGGTTACAAAAGCGTTTCAGGTGCCAATATTAAAACTGTGTTATTAGAAAATCCACTTTCTGTTACTATGCAAGTTTATGAAGATTTTTGGTATTATTCCGGTGGAATATACTCTTACCAATACGGTGGTGCAGCAGGTCAGCATGCTGTTGTAGTTATTGGTTGGGATGATGCGAATTCCTGCTGGATAGCAAAGAACTCATGGGGCACAGGTTGGGGAGAAGGCGGGTTCTTCAGAATAGCATATGCTAATGACGCGGGCTTCCCGGGTTCTCCTCTTGATGCAGATTATGCCCTTGTTGCTCTTACCGCACCTAATGGCGGAGAAACTATCATAAAAGGTGATACGTATATTATAAAATGGTTTAATGTGACCGGTGATGTAAAAATAGATTTATATAAAGGTGGCGTATTTAATAGCACGATAGTAAGCAGCGTATCAAATACCGGAGTTTATAGTTGGGTTGTGCCTACAAGTTTAGGCACGGGAGCGGATTATAAAATAAGAGTAAGTCGTGTATCTAACGCTTCTGTTTATGATGAGAGCGACAATTACTTTACTATTACTGTTCCAAATGTTGTGGTTACTACTCCTAATGGTGGTGAAAGCTGGGTAGCAGGAAGTCCGTATACTATAAAATGGACAAGCGTTGGAGTTAGTAGTGTGAATATAAGCCTATACAAAGGTGGAGTTTTGAATAGTAATATAGCAAGTAATGTTGGAAGTACCGGTTCATACTATTGGAATATCCCTGCATCTCAGGCTTTGGGCACGGATTACAAAATAAGAATAACAAGTACTACTAATTCTTCTATTTTAGATGAAAGCAATAGCTACTTTTCGGTTACCGGACCGGCTCTTACGGTTACTACTCCAAATGGTGGAGAAAATTGGGCAACGGGCAGTACTTGTGCTATAAAATGGTCAACTTCCGGAGTAAGTGGTAATGTAAAGATAGATCTATATAAAGCTGGAGTTCTGAATAAAACCATAATAAGCAGTACTTCTAATTCCGGGACATATAACTGGGCTATTCCTACGACACAGACACTGGGAACGGATTATAAAGTGAGAGTAACAAGTGTTTCTAATACTTCTATCTGGGATGAAAGTAATAGTAATTTTATTATTAGTGTTCCAAATATTACCGTTGTTACACCAAATGGTGGAGAAAACTGGACACAGGGATCTGTTAATGCCATCAAATGGTCAACAGCTGGGGTGACCGGCAATATAAAGATAGAGTTGTATAAAGCCGGGGTATTTAAACTTTCGATAACGGGCAGTACCGGAAATACCGGAACATACAATTGGACTATACCTACAGCTCAAGCAATAGGAGCAGACTATAAGATAAAAATAACAAGCGTATCCAATACAGCTATCTCAGACCAAAGCAATAACAATTTTTCAATTTCAGCTCCGACAATAACAGTTGTTACGCCTAATGGTGGCGAGAGTTGGACAAGAGGAACGGTTAATGCTGTAAAGTGGACAACCGTTGGTTTAAGTGGGTATGTAAAGATAGATTTATACAAAGCAGGAGTCTTCAAAAACACTATAATTAATAGTGTTTCTAACACCGGGACATATAACTGGACTATACCTACAGCTCAAGTAGTAGGGGCAGATTACAAGATAAAGATAACAAGTTCTTCCAATACTACTGTTTCCGATCAGAGCAATAATAACTTCAGTATTGTTGCAGCGGCAAAAGCAAATATGCCAAAAGTTATAAGTGAATACAAGCTTTATCAATCTTCTCCGAATCCCGCTAAAGGACAGGTTTTAATTAGTTATCAGGTGCCTGTAAAGACTAGTGTAAGTTTAAAAATCTATGATAGAAGTGGTAGACTGGTAAAGACGCTTATAAATGAAGAAAAAACGATGGGATACTATGAAGTAAATTGGAATAGAAAAGATGATGCGGGTAATGTGTTGCCTCAAGGAGTTTATCTCTATAGGCTTGAAACAAAAGGCTTTAGAACGGCAAAAGAATTGATTTTATAA
- a CDS encoding tetratricopeptide repeat protein, whose amino-acid sequence MKIILLLILSTNPDIATLTDANNLYNKGQYDASIEKYENLINKGVANHVIYYNLGNCYFKLGKFGNAVYFYKKAQRLAPGDHDINYNLDFVRSRLTDNLKTSQYPKFITSFIDFFTSLNVNFLSLFASILYFLLVITIIMSLFKTRFPVKNYILGLFVALFVVLVVFIINFKTVNSREGVLIDNVAEVRSGPSEDYTLIFTIHEGMEMRILDEQIRQTTGGQESWLKITLPGGLEGWLLAEKVKKL is encoded by the coding sequence ATGAAAATAATATTATTATTGATCTTATCAACCAATCCGGATATTGCTACTCTAACAGATGCCAATAACCTATATAATAAAGGACAGTATGATGCTTCCATAGAAAAATATGAAAACTTAATTAATAAAGGTGTAGCAAACCATGTGATATATTACAATTTAGGAAATTGTTATTTTAAGCTTGGTAAATTTGGAAATGCTGTTTATTTTTATAAGAAGGCACAAAGACTTGCTCCGGGAGATCATGATATTAACTATAATCTTGATTTTGTACGCTCAAGGCTTACGGATAATTTGAAAACATCACAGTATCCTAAATTTATTACTTCTTTCATAGATTTTTTTACATCTTTGAACGTTAATTTCCTTTCACTATTTGCTTCTATATTATATTTCCTGCTTGTAATTACGATTATTATGTCTTTGTTTAAAACCCGCTTCCCGGTTAAAAATTATATATTGGGGTTATTTGTAGCTTTATTTGTTGTTCTGGTTGTTTTTATTATAAATTTCAAAACAGTAAATTCCAGGGAAGGTGTCCTTATCGATAATGTTGCAGAAGTAAGAAGTGGACCATCGGAAGATTATACGCTGATATTTACCATCCATGAAGGGATGGAAATGAGAATATTGGATGAACAAATCCGACAAACAACAGGTGGACAGGAAAGCTGGCTTAAAATAACTTTGCCTGGTGGACTTGAAGGATGGCTACTTGCAGAGAAAGTTAAAAAATTATGA
- a CDS encoding VWA domain-containing protein produces MFHFASPYWLLGLLSLPLIFWWHLKKKHSTMRFTSVDSFAGIKESFRIKLYKILPFIEIFTIGVLLIGLARPQIGKTYEEIVTKGIDIILVLDISSTMNTIDFPPDYNVDKIEGILRSGHQESLPIRLQIAKNAAKDFINGRKGDRIGLVLFSQQSFTQCPLTLDYNILLKLLDESKIGMIEDGTAVGMGIATAVNRIKDSDGKSKIIILLTDGINNAGKIDPMTASQLAKTMNIKIYTIGVGNKGISVYPVQTGFGVRFAEVKEQLDEEQLQKIADITGGLYFRADSPDALKGIYKTIDKLEKVDIKTKRYTLYREIYKYFVYIGLLSLLLYIFLIFVIVAKIP; encoded by the coding sequence ATGTTTCATTTCGCATCTCCATATTGGTTGTTAGGATTGCTCTCTCTTCCTTTAATATTCTGGTGGCACCTTAAGAAAAAACATTCAACTATGAGATTTACTTCCGTTGATTCTTTTGCAGGTATAAAAGAATCTTTTAGAATAAAACTTTATAAAATATTGCCATTTATTGAGATTTTTACAATTGGTGTATTGTTAATAGGGCTTGCAAGGCCTCAAATCGGAAAAACGTATGAAGAAATAGTTACAAAAGGTATCGATATAATTCTTGTATTAGATATTTCTTCCACTATGAATACTATTGACTTCCCGCCCGATTATAATGTGGATAAAATTGAAGGTATATTGAGAAGTGGGCACCAGGAATCTTTACCCATCCGTTTACAAATTGCTAAAAATGCTGCTAAAGATTTTATTAATGGCAGAAAAGGGGATAGAATCGGTTTGGTTTTGTTTTCTCAACAGTCGTTTACGCAATGTCCCTTAACTCTGGATTATAATATACTTTTAAAACTTCTTGATGAGTCCAAAATTGGAATGATTGAAGATGGAACCGCTGTGGGAATGGGCATTGCAACAGCTGTAAATAGAATAAAAGACTCTGATGGAAAAAGTAAAATTATTATTCTTTTAACAGATGGAATAAATAATGCCGGTAAAATAGACCCTATGACCGCCTCGCAACTTGCTAAAACTATGAATATAAAAATATATACTATAGGAGTGGGAAATAAAGGAATAAGCGTATATCCGGTCCAAACAGGTTTTGGTGTTAGATTTGCAGAAGTAAAAGAACAGTTAGACGAAGAACAATTACAAAAAATTGCCGATATTACAGGTGGACTGTATTTTCGTGCAGACTCTCCGGATGCCCTAAAAGGTATTTATAAAACTATAGATAAATTGGAGAAAGTAGACATAAAAACAAAAAGATATACTCTTTATCGGGAAATATATAAATATTTTGTATATATTGGGTTATTGAGCTTGTTATTGTATATTTTTCTGATTTTTGTAATAGTAGCAAAAATTCCTTGA